A region of Salvelinus alpinus chromosome 6, SLU_Salpinus.1, whole genome shotgun sequence DNA encodes the following proteins:
- the itpa gene encoding inosine triphosphate pyrophosphatase, whose translation MAIPAGRSVVFVTGNAKKLEEVIQILGDKFPYKLVSKKIDLPEYQGEPDEISIQKCKEAAKQVDGPVIVEDTCLCFRALGGLPGPYIKWFLDKLRPEGLYKMLAGFEDKSAWALCTFAFCPGKEEPVQLFRGITEGHIVEPRGPRDFGWDPCFQPDGFDKTYAELPKEVKNTISHRYRALAAMSEHFSSQANDNGMPDTKKKKQND comes from the exons ATGGCTATTCCAGCGGGGAGATCCGTTGTCTTCGTGACTGGAAACGCAAAGAAACTAGAAGAG GTGATTCAGATCTTGGGGGACAAGTTTCCCTACAAACTAGTGTCCAAGAAGATTGACT TGCCTGAATACCAGGGGGAACCAGACGAGATCTCTATACAGAAGTGTAAGGAAGCAGCAAAACAG GTTGATGGACCAGTCATAGTGGAGGACACCTGTCTCTGTTTCAGAGCATTGGGAGGTCTACCAGGACCCTACAT aaaatGGTTCCTGGATAAACTTAGGCCTGAAG GTCTGTATAAGATGTTGGCTGGGTTTGAAGATAAGTCAGCCTGGGCTCTGTGTACCTTTGCCTTCTGTCCAGGGAAAGAGGAGCCAGTACAACTCTTCAGAGGGATAACTGAG GGGCACATTGTAGAGCCTAGAGGCCCCAGAGACTTTGGATGGGACCCCTGTTTCCAGCCAGACGGATTTGACAAAAC TTATGCTGAGCTACCTAAGGAGGTGAAGAACACAATATCCCATCGGTACCGAGCCCTGGCAGCCATGTCCGAACACTTCTCCTCTCAGGCCAACGACAATGGCATGCCAGACACCAAGAAGAAGAAACAGAACGACTAA